One genomic segment of Amycolatopsis sp. WQ 127309 includes these proteins:
- a CDS encoding ABC transporter permease: protein MTGLLLRRAVAIPVTLFVVSLLVFLATEVLPGDVARTVLGREASEASVARLRGSLGLDQPLLDRFLRWAGNFVRGDWGTSLTLHVPVRDLVFDRLGSSLLLAGFAFVLLVPVALAAGVLSGLHHDRPLDRVLSGLGLVFGAIPEFVTGVVLLVVFAVNVRWFPASAQTPPGAGLVLRLEHLVLPALSLVLLCTGYVARHVRAGTVSVVDGTYVRAAELRGSTRWQVVRRHVLRNATVPAVSALGVQAQFLLGGLVAVELLFNYPGAGALLLTSALDKDLPTLQATAVVLGLCYVLIMTAVDLVYRLLDPRIRRGVIA, encoded by the coding sequence GTGACGGGACTGCTGCTGCGCCGCGCCGTCGCCATCCCGGTGACGCTGTTCGTGGTGTCCCTGCTGGTGTTCCTCGCCACCGAGGTCCTGCCCGGCGACGTGGCGCGGACGGTGCTGGGCCGCGAGGCGAGCGAGGCTTCGGTGGCCCGGCTGCGCGGGTCGCTCGGGCTCGACCAGCCGTTGCTCGACCGGTTCCTGCGGTGGGCGGGGAACTTCGTGCGCGGCGACTGGGGCACGTCGCTCACGCTGCACGTCCCGGTGCGCGACCTGGTGTTCGACCGGCTCGGCAGCTCCCTGCTGCTGGCCGGGTTCGCGTTCGTGCTGCTCGTGCCGGTCGCGCTGGCCGCCGGGGTGCTCAGCGGCCTGCACCACGACCGGCCGCTGGACCGGGTGCTGAGCGGGCTGGGCCTGGTGTTCGGCGCGATCCCGGAGTTCGTCACCGGCGTGGTGCTGCTCGTCGTGTTCGCGGTGAACGTCCGCTGGTTCCCCGCGTCCGCGCAGACGCCGCCGGGCGCGGGCCTGGTGCTGCGGCTGGAGCACCTGGTGCTGCCCGCGCTGTCGCTGGTGCTGCTGTGCACCGGGTACGTCGCCCGGCACGTCCGCGCCGGCACCGTGTCCGTGGTGGACGGCACCTACGTGCGGGCGGCCGAGCTGCGCGGATCGACGCGGTGGCAGGTCGTCCGGCGGCACGTGCTGCGCAACGCGACCGTGCCCGCGGTCAGCGCGCTCGGCGTGCAGGCCCAGTTCCTGCTCGGCGGCCTCGTCGCGGTGGAACTGCTGTTCAACTACCCGGGGGCGGGCGCGCTGCTGCTGACGTCGGCGCTGGACAAGGACCTGCCCACCCTGCAGGCCACCGCGGTGGTGCTGGGCCTGTGCTACGTGCTGATCATGACCGCGGTCGACCTCGTCTACCGGCTGCTCGACCCCCGGATCCGCCGCGGGGTGATCGCGTGA
- a CDS encoding ABC transporter permease, translated as MSALRQATPPVALVTAVALPPGRRRKRVPIVLALGLLLVLGWVVVAVFWPQLAPQDPQLQHPAHRLAAPGGANLLGTDQFGRDTFSRVLAGARPVLRIAPVATLLAVVAGTAIGLLAGTYGRWVDGVIMRVLDAVLVFPSIIASVLFVALLGHSATVLVLVIGISFVPIVARSVRAATLVERAKPYVDAARLRGEPGWSLMLREILPNVARTVLVEATSRLGDAVFAVATLAFLGLGQEPGSPDWGTSVSDNRAWLPTAPWTVLAPALAIASLVVGVALVADDLRARFEAA; from the coding sequence GTGAGCGCCCTCCGGCAGGCGACGCCCCCGGTCGCGCTCGTCACCGCCGTCGCGCTCCCGCCGGGCCGGCGTCGCAAGCGGGTCCCGATCGTGCTCGCGCTCGGGCTCCTGCTCGTGCTCGGCTGGGTCGTCGTCGCCGTGTTCTGGCCGCAGCTGGCGCCGCAGGACCCGCAGCTGCAGCACCCGGCGCACCGGCTGGCCGCCCCGGGCGGGGCGAACCTGCTCGGCACCGACCAGTTCGGCCGCGACACCTTCTCCCGCGTACTGGCCGGCGCCCGGCCGGTGCTGCGGATCGCCCCGGTCGCCACGCTCCTCGCCGTCGTCGCCGGGACCGCGATCGGCCTGCTCGCCGGCACCTACGGCCGCTGGGTCGACGGCGTGATCATGCGCGTGCTGGACGCCGTGCTGGTGTTCCCGTCGATCATCGCGAGCGTCCTGTTCGTCGCCCTGCTCGGGCACTCCGCCACGGTGCTGGTGCTCGTCATCGGCATCTCGTTCGTCCCGATCGTCGCCCGGAGCGTGCGTGCGGCCACCCTGGTGGAGCGGGCCAAGCCCTACGTCGACGCGGCCCGGCTGCGCGGTGAGCCGGGCTGGTCGCTGATGCTGCGCGAGATCCTGCCCAACGTCGCCCGGACCGTGCTGGTCGAGGCGACGTCCCGGCTCGGCGACGCGGTGTTCGCCGTGGCCACCCTCGCTTTCCTCGGCCTGGGCCAGGAACCCGGTTCGCCGGACTGGGGCACCTCGGTCTCCGACAACCGCGCGTGGCTGCCGACCGCGCCGTGGACCGTGCTGGCCCCGGCGCTGGCCATCGCCTCCCTCGTCGTCGGCGTGGCGCTGGTCGCCGACGACCTGCGCGCCCGGTTCGAGGCGGCATGA
- a CDS encoding ABC transporter ATP-binding protein, with the protein MSAGLVVENLGVAYRTAAGEVRAVDDVSLTVAKGRMLGIVGESGSGKTTIARALGGHLPAGGRIVSGRITAGGVDVLGLSRRDLRTWRRRDLAFVHQEAGGALDPTMRVGAQLAEALALQDVPRPGRRERAAGLLDRVRLPASVARRYPHELSGGQQQRVVIAAALAKQPKLLVLDEPTTGLDASVEWEILTLLDRLRRELAVTVVLISHDLDLVGRLCDDIAVLYAGRGSEFGPADAVLRGPAHPYTAALLACAPEVGVPRSVRRLAAIPGAPATAADGFSGCRFATRCAFADDLCRTTEPGVTEFAPGRTVRCHHAERLAPLPVRPDASFTRKVPPQGPLDASFLAKVTSPGAPDGSRLGVDGLTAGYGGRPVVRDVTFEIRPAEVFGLVGESGSGKTTLARTIAGLGPGAGAGTMTLSGADLPASLGRRRSGLRRRVQMVFQQPEATLNPAQRVGTVLRRAIRTLGGTGTARELAERVQLGPDLLTARTTALSGGQQQRVAIARAFAGRPDLVICDEPVSALDVSVQAGVLELLARQRETTDTSVLFISHDLAVVGYLADRVGVLYRGRLVETGRTADVLAGPHHPYTDLLVTAAHRAEVTEAPRRADTGAGCVFAAGCPHHLGPLCDDEPPPARDLGNGHDVRCHLPADRLPQSRPLAAEKEPR; encoded by the coding sequence ATGAGCGCCGGGCTGGTCGTCGAGAACCTCGGGGTCGCCTACCGGACGGCCGCGGGCGAGGTGCGCGCGGTGGACGACGTGTCCCTGACCGTCGCGAAAGGACGGATGCTGGGCATCGTCGGGGAGTCCGGGTCCGGCAAGACCACGATCGCCCGCGCGCTCGGCGGGCACCTCCCGGCCGGTGGCCGGATCGTGTCGGGGCGGATCACGGCGGGCGGGGTCGACGTGCTCGGGCTGTCCCGCCGCGACCTGCGGACCTGGCGCCGCCGGGACCTGGCGTTCGTGCACCAGGAGGCCGGCGGCGCGCTGGACCCGACCATGCGGGTGGGTGCCCAGCTGGCCGAAGCGCTGGCGCTGCAGGACGTTCCCCGGCCCGGCCGGCGGGAGCGGGCGGCCGGGCTGCTCGACCGCGTGCGGCTGCCCGCGTCGGTGGCGCGGCGCTACCCGCACGAGCTGTCCGGCGGGCAGCAGCAGCGGGTGGTCATCGCCGCGGCGCTGGCGAAGCAGCCGAAGCTGCTGGTGCTGGACGAGCCGACGACGGGGCTGGACGCGTCCGTCGAGTGGGAGATCCTCACCCTGCTCGACCGGCTGCGCCGCGAGCTGGCCGTGACGGTCGTCCTGATCAGCCACGACTTGGACCTGGTCGGCCGGCTCTGCGACGACATCGCCGTGCTCTACGCCGGCCGCGGCAGCGAGTTCGGCCCCGCCGACGCCGTCTTGCGCGGGCCCGCGCACCCGTACACCGCCGCGTTGCTGGCGTGCGCGCCCGAGGTGGGTGTCCCCCGCTCGGTCCGGCGGCTCGCCGCGATCCCCGGCGCGCCGGCCACGGCCGCCGACGGGTTCTCGGGCTGCCGCTTCGCCACGCGCTGCGCGTTCGCCGACGACCTGTGCCGCACCACCGAACCCGGCGTCACGGAGTTCGCGCCGGGCCGGACGGTGCGCTGCCACCACGCCGAGCGGCTCGCCCCGCTCCCGGTCCGCCCGGACGCGTCTTTCACCAGGAAAGTGCCGCCTCAAGGCCCTCTGGACGCATCTTTCCTGGCGAAAGTGACGTCCCCGGGCGCGCCGGACGGGAGCCGGCTCGGCGTGGACGGCCTCACCGCCGGTTACGGCGGCCGGCCCGTGGTCCGCGACGTGACGTTCGAGATCCGCCCGGCCGAGGTCTTCGGCCTGGTCGGCGAGTCCGGCAGCGGGAAGACCACGCTCGCCCGGACGATCGCCGGGCTGGGCCCGGGCGCCGGCGCCGGCACGATGACGTTGTCCGGCGCGGACCTGCCCGCGTCGCTCGGCCGGCGCCGGTCCGGGCTCCGGCGGCGGGTCCAGATGGTCTTCCAGCAGCCGGAAGCCACCCTGAACCCGGCCCAGCGCGTCGGCACCGTCCTGCGCCGCGCGATCCGGACGCTCGGGGGCACCGGCACCGCGCGGGAGCTCGCCGAGCGCGTCCAGCTCGGCCCGGACCTGCTCACCGCCCGCACGACCGCGCTGTCGGGCGGCCAGCAGCAGCGGGTGGCCATCGCCCGCGCCTTCGCCGGCCGGCCGGACCTGGTGATCTGCGACGAGCCCGTGTCCGCGCTCGACGTCAGCGTGCAGGCCGGGGTGCTGGAACTGCTGGCGCGGCAACGGGAAACCACCGATACGTCGGTCCTGTTCATCTCGCACGACCTCGCCGTGGTCGGCTACCTCGCCGACCGCGTCGGCGTGCTCTACCGCGGCCGCCTGGTGGAGACCGGCCGCACCGCCGACGTCCTCGCCGGGCCGCACCACCCCTACACGGACCTGCTCGTCACCGCCGCCCACCGCGCCGAGGTCACCGAAGCGCCGCGGCGCGCGGACACCGGCGCCGGGTGCGTGTTCGCCGCGGGCTGCCCGCACCACCTGGGGCCGCTCTGCGACGACGAACCACCGCCGGCCCGCGACCTCGGGAACGGCCACGACGTCCGCTGCCACCTGCCCGCCGACCGCCTGCCCCAGTCCCGTCCGCTCGCCGCCGAGAAGGAGCCTCGATGA